One genomic window of Sphingobacterium oryzagri includes the following:
- the modA gene encoding molybdate ABC transporter substrate-binding protein, whose amino-acid sequence MKRYKGIVVAQIVLICCLLSGCTSAKKEVVRLAVAANMQYTVEALLKAYKAHADTEFELVVGASGKLSQQIIHGAPYAMLISADSSYPMALQTEGLAALPPKPYARGILVLWTNRDDMQLTDWKALLIDKRVKHIALPNPKTAPYGKAALFLLQHSGLYDQLAPKMVTAESISQASQFIASGSADIGFTAKAIVLSPQMRHVGKFIEIPDTFYPPIVQSAVLLRNEQPAIAEKALAFYDFLYSDEAKQILLTFGYKEP is encoded by the coding sequence ATGAAAAGATATAAAGGCATTGTCGTTGCACAAATCGTACTTATTTGCTGCTTATTAAGTGGATGTACTTCGGCAAAAAAGGAGGTCGTAAGGCTGGCGGTTGCGGCCAATATGCAGTACACGGTTGAAGCCTTATTGAAGGCCTACAAAGCGCATGCAGATACGGAATTTGAGCTGGTCGTCGGTGCGTCAGGCAAACTCAGCCAACAAATTATACATGGGGCGCCATACGCCATGTTGATTTCGGCAGATAGTAGTTACCCGATGGCGTTGCAAACAGAGGGTTTAGCGGCTTTGCCTCCGAAACCTTACGCTCGGGGGATTTTAGTGCTGTGGACGAATCGAGATGACATGCAGCTTACGGATTGGAAGGCGCTGCTCATCGATAAGCGTGTAAAACACATTGCGTTGCCCAATCCGAAGACGGCGCCCTACGGAAAAGCTGCGCTGTTTTTGCTACAACATAGTGGTTTATACGATCAGCTTGCGCCAAAGATGGTGACGGCAGAGAGCATCAGTCAGGCTAGCCAATTTATCGCCAGCGGCAGTGCAGACATCGGTTTTACGGCGAAAGCTATTGTCTTGTCGCCACAGATGCGCCATGTTGGCAAATTCATCGAAATACCAGATACGTTTTATCCCCCGATCGTGCAGTCGGCCGTGCTACTGCGCAACGAGCAGCCTGCCATAGCGGAGAAAGCGCTGGCGTTTTATGACTTTCTGTATTCCGACGAAGCAAAGCAGATACTACTAACCTTTGGCTATAAAGAACCATGA
- a CDS encoding molybdenum cofactor biosynthesis protein MoaE: MTKSKRKDIFIEGAIPASLIAEQIDKHSSKTDIGAHQIFLGQVRADEVDGKAVEAIEYSAHKELVEGTMQQIREDLFAKYTLSCMHVYHSLGRVKAGQICLFVFVSSAHRGPCTEACQELVERIKAELPIWGKELFAGEDYQWKVNK, translated from the coding sequence ATGACGAAAAGTAAACGAAAAGATATTTTTATCGAAGGGGCGATTCCAGCTAGCCTGATTGCCGAGCAGATTGACAAGCATAGCAGCAAAACCGATATTGGTGCCCATCAAATATTTTTGGGGCAGGTGCGAGCTGATGAGGTGGATGGCAAAGCGGTAGAAGCTATTGAATACAGTGCGCACAAGGAATTAGTCGAAGGCACCATGCAGCAGATTCGCGAAGATCTTTTTGCCAAATATACGTTGAGCTGTATGCACGTATACCACAGCCTGGGAAGGGTGAAGGCGGGGCAGATTTGTCTTTTTGTGTTCGTATCTTCGGCACACCGCGGTCCGTGCACCGAGGCTTGTCAGGAACTGGTCGAGCGCATTAAGGCGGAGCTACCAATCTGGGGAAAAGAACTGTTTGCAGGGGAGGATTATCAGTGGAAAGTTAATAAGTAG
- a CDS encoding TonB-dependent receptor plug domain-containing protein: MYQKKHRKITPHLLGIAGLMLAHSAALYAQSSSTLVGKDTVARTFKLGEVSVYGNQRTASSNVITAERAAAFGKNDVAEALNLLPGVNLAQIGPRNEALVSVRGFDLRSVPVLIDGIPVYVPYDGYVDLARFTTFDLAELQLAKGYTSSHYGPNSMGGAINLVTLRPVKKLELNGATGWLSGGFRSNINVGSNLGKYYMQAGISKLKRNFFPLSNDFVPTIYEDGGVRDNAYSDDEKISFKLGFTPDEKSEYAIGYSYQHGQKGNPLYTGNDPQNALLTRPRYWQWPKWDKQSVYFLSNTAFRESQYLKSRLYYDQFNNILNSYDDGSFSSMTRPYAFSSLYNDYTFGGIVEYGQAIGQRDRVSISAQYKQDVHRENNVGEPQRSMADGTFTLALENKFDLTEKLWLLTGLSYNKRQSIRAEDYDSDTGLIRDFPSNSNQAFNIQGALQYLLSQDEQLSLSIARKTRFATTKDRYSYRMGTALPNPDLLAEYAVNYDFSYKKQFFADKLHVFASLFYSDINNTILMVPNVAYQEDTDIFLSQLQNIGKTRNMWLEVGADYRPINPLTIGGNYTHVDRKNITDPTVFLTDVPKHKWIGYASYELPQQIALQLHAEYNSGRYSTPYGTETAPYTVLHGSVNVHVWRSFSLQGGVNNILDRNYMLVEGYPEAGRNYFANLIYRL, encoded by the coding sequence ATGTATCAAAAGAAACATCGAAAAATCACGCCTCATTTACTAGGCATTGCAGGACTTATGCTCGCGCATAGCGCAGCTCTTTACGCGCAATCTTCCTCTACATTGGTAGGCAAAGATACGGTTGCGCGTACCTTTAAGCTGGGTGAGGTATCTGTGTATGGTAATCAACGCACAGCTTCCTCCAATGTTATCACGGCGGAAAGGGCAGCCGCCTTTGGCAAAAACGACGTAGCCGAAGCGCTTAACTTGCTTCCGGGCGTCAATCTCGCGCAAATTGGTCCGCGTAATGAAGCACTCGTATCCGTGCGGGGCTTTGATCTGCGCAGTGTTCCGGTATTGATTGACGGTATTCCGGTCTATGTTCCATACGATGGCTATGTGGATTTGGCTCGATTTACGACATTTGATCTGGCAGAGTTGCAGTTGGCCAAAGGCTATACTTCTTCGCATTATGGTCCCAATTCGATGGGCGGCGCAATCAACCTGGTTACGCTGCGCCCGGTAAAGAAATTGGAATTAAATGGTGCTACCGGCTGGTTGAGTGGTGGTTTTCGGAGTAATATCAACGTGGGTAGTAACTTGGGAAAATACTACATGCAGGCGGGAATATCCAAACTGAAACGCAATTTTTTTCCGCTATCCAACGACTTTGTTCCGACCATATATGAAGATGGCGGCGTGCGTGATAATGCGTATAGCGACGATGAAAAGATCAGTTTTAAATTAGGGTTTACACCGGATGAAAAATCGGAATATGCTATTGGTTATTCCTATCAGCACGGTCAAAAGGGAAACCCGCTTTATACGGGGAATGACCCGCAAAATGCGTTGCTAACCAGACCGCGTTATTGGCAATGGCCAAAATGGGATAAGCAGAGCGTTTATTTTCTTTCCAATACAGCATTTCGGGAATCGCAATACCTTAAATCGCGCCTGTATTATGATCAGTTCAATAATATATTGAACTCGTATGACGATGGTTCGTTCAGCAGCATGACCCGGCCTTACGCTTTTTCCAGCTTGTATAATGACTACACGTTTGGCGGAATAGTGGAATACGGACAAGCGATCGGCCAACGTGATAGGGTCAGTATTTCGGCGCAGTATAAGCAGGATGTGCACCGGGAAAATAATGTGGGTGAGCCACAGCGCAGCATGGCCGATGGTACATTTACCTTGGCATTGGAAAACAAATTTGATTTGACAGAAAAACTCTGGCTGCTAACGGGTTTAAGTTATAATAAACGTCAAAGTATTAGGGCCGAAGATTATGACAGCGATACTGGTTTGATCCGCGATTTTCCGTCTAACAGTAATCAAGCGTTTAACATACAAGGCGCTTTACAGTATCTTTTGTCGCAAGACGAACAACTGAGCTTGTCAATTGCGCGAAAAACACGCTTCGCAACGACTAAAGATCGGTATTCTTACCGGATGGGAACGGCCTTGCCAAATCCGGATTTGCTTGCCGAATATGCGGTGAACTACGATTTCAGTTACAAAAAGCAGTTTTTTGCGGATAAACTGCATGTGTTTGCTTCGTTGTTTTATAGCGATATCAATAATACAATTTTGATGGTGCCCAATGTAGCGTATCAGGAGGATACCGATATTTTTCTTAGTCAACTTCAGAATATCGGGAAAACGCGTAACATGTGGTTGGAAGTCGGGGCAGACTATCGACCGATCAACCCTTTGACTATCGGCGGTAACTACACGCATGTGGATCGAAAAAATATAACGGATCCTACGGTGTTTTTGACCGATGTTCCTAAACATAAATGGATAGGCTACGCCAGTTATGAACTGCCACAGCAGATAGCGTTGCAGCTACATGCGGAGTATAACTCCGGCCGTTACAGTACGCCATATGGTACCGAGACAGCACCGTATACCGTGCTGCATGGAAGTGTCAACGTTCATGTCTGGCGCTCGTTTTCCCTGCAAGGCGGTGTCAATAATATACTTGATCGAAACTACATGCTGGTAGAAGGCTATCCGGAAGCGGGCAGGAATTATTTTGCTAATTTGATCTATAGGCTGTAA
- a CDS encoding XdhC family protein, producing MKELHAIIDNYELARQAGEALALATVVHVEGSSYRMPGARMLVQQNGRMTGAISGGCLEGDALRKALFAIGQKSNMLVTYDTSDDDVTLGVQLGCNGIVHILFEPIDFTNPRNPVELLKACVDGERQPAALVTLFSLQRAVPQMGTVFFNKGAQSQVYLTKAELLKNHLEEHAKLAIESQQSFTGSLRINDVHYQAFYEFISPPISLCIVGAGNDALPLLAIAKSLGWQVTVIDGRESHLTKERFPSADRLLLRQAADALSQTTIDPQTAVVLMTHNYQYDKMVLAELLKTKVGYVGCLGPKKKLVRMLDELHEAGNHLTAQDIARIYGPVGLNIGAEAPEEVALAIVAEILAVFRSANAGFLKDQAGGVHKRFKDGSLLPKAGESVLEKSDQIAATNFTCSLNMPTDA from the coding sequence ATGAAAGAACTGCACGCGATTATAGATAACTATGAGCTAGCCAGGCAAGCTGGCGAAGCATTAGCTTTGGCCACGGTTGTGCACGTCGAAGGATCTTCTTACCGTATGCCCGGTGCGCGGATGCTCGTTCAGCAAAACGGACGCATGACCGGCGCCATCAGTGGCGGTTGTCTGGAAGGTGATGCTTTGCGCAAAGCGCTTTTCGCTATCGGCCAAAAAAGCAACATGCTTGTAACGTACGACACCTCGGATGACGACGTGACACTCGGTGTACAGCTCGGTTGCAATGGTATTGTGCATATTTTGTTTGAACCTATTGACTTTACTAATCCGCGTAATCCGGTAGAACTGTTAAAAGCCTGCGTTGATGGCGAGCGACAGCCTGCCGCATTGGTTACGCTGTTTTCGTTACAACGCGCTGTCCCGCAGATGGGAACCGTGTTTTTTAATAAGGGTGCGCAAAGCCAGGTTTACTTAACGAAAGCTGAATTGCTAAAAAACCATCTGGAAGAACATGCAAAGTTGGCCATTGAAAGTCAGCAATCGTTTACCGGATCTCTGCGTATTAATGATGTTCACTACCAAGCGTTTTATGAGTTTATCAGTCCGCCAATTTCGTTGTGCATTGTTGGGGCAGGTAATGATGCTCTTCCGCTACTTGCTATCGCAAAGTCGCTGGGCTGGCAGGTTACCGTCATCGACGGGCGTGAAAGTCATCTAACCAAGGAGCGTTTTCCATCAGCCGACAGGCTGTTGTTGCGACAGGCCGCAGATGCTTTATCGCAAACAACCATTGATCCGCAGACGGCCGTTGTGTTGATGACGCATAACTACCAATACGATAAAATGGTATTGGCGGAGCTCCTCAAAACAAAAGTGGGCTATGTCGGTTGCTTAGGGCCAAAGAAAAAATTAGTACGGATGTTAGATGAACTGCATGAAGCAGGAAATCATTTAACTGCGCAGGATATCGCCCGTATTTACGGACCCGTCGGGCTAAATATTGGCGCGGAGGCGCCTGAAGAAGTGGCCTTAGCTATTGTTGCCGAGATATTGGCTGTTTTTCGTTCGGCGAATGCCGGGTTTTTAAAAGATCAAGCAGGTGGCGTACACAAGCGATTTAAAGATGGCTCGTTGCTGCCAAAGGCAGGCGAAAGTGTTTTGGAAAAGTCTGATCAGATCGCAGCAACCAATTTTACCTGTTCCTTAAACATGCCGACAGATGCGTAG
- a CDS encoding nucleotidyltransferase family protein — translation MRSAPDVAVLVLAAGNASRMGYAKQLLSFNGRSFIRNAVNTAQLVAGDNCFVVVGAYHEAIENDLKATSCKIIVHKDWARGMGSSLKAGLKAIQAQHPAVDGAIILVADQPFVNKDLLLQLLDEQLTSGKKIVACQYQETCGTPVLFMRPYFEQLLALADEAGAKKLLKQNAHDVAFVDFPQGAIDIDTEEDYKKLQRI, via the coding sequence ATGCGTAGCGCTCCTGATGTCGCGGTGCTTGTGCTGGCAGCCGGCAATGCATCGCGTATGGGATATGCCAAGCAGCTGCTCTCATTTAACGGCAGAAGTTTCATCCGCAATGCCGTAAATACGGCACAACTAGTGGCGGGCGATAACTGCTTTGTCGTGGTAGGTGCTTATCACGAAGCGATCGAAAACGATCTGAAAGCAACGTCTTGCAAAATTATTGTTCATAAAGATTGGGCGCGTGGGATGGGATCGTCGCTCAAAGCGGGATTGAAAGCCATTCAGGCGCAGCATCCAGCAGTTGACGGTGCCATTATTTTGGTAGCAGACCAACCTTTTGTAAACAAAGATCTATTGTTGCAGCTGCTGGATGAGCAGCTAACATCTGGAAAAAAAATCGTTGCTTGCCAATACCAGGAAACGTGCGGCACGCCTGTATTGTTTATGCGGCCTTATTTTGAACAGCTATTGGCGTTAGCAGATGAGGCTGGGGCAAAAAAGCTGCTAAAGCAAAATGCGCACGATGTAGCTTTTGTAGATTTTCCGCAGGGTGCGATCGACATTGATACCGAAGAAGATTACAAAAAACTCCAGCGCATATAA
- a CDS encoding molybdopterin-dependent oxidoreductase: protein MVKLTYIRCVLLFIVTSLSSWSYAQQHEVLTVNGEVNKPLSLSLDDLRKMPLEEIQWTDRDQQQKINKGVSVSAILALAGAPTGSSLRGENIRKFLLVSCADGYEVVFSLAELDDSFSDKKAILAFEENGRELPLAKGPLRLVIPGEKKPARSCFQVTQLHIGTASID from the coding sequence ATGGTTAAATTAACATATATACGTTGCGTATTACTTTTTATCGTCACTAGTCTGTCCAGCTGGTCGTATGCCCAGCAGCACGAGGTATTAACCGTAAACGGCGAAGTTAACAAGCCCTTATCGTTATCGCTGGATGATCTGCGCAAAATGCCGCTGGAAGAAATTCAATGGACGGATCGGGATCAGCAACAAAAGATAAATAAAGGCGTTTCTGTGTCGGCAATTTTAGCATTGGCCGGAGCGCCTACAGGTAGTTCGCTTCGCGGCGAGAATATACGTAAATTTTTACTGGTAAGTTGTGCCGATGGTTATGAGGTTGTTTTTTCGCTTGCCGAATTAGACGATAGCTTTTCGGATAAAAAAGCTATTTTGGCTTTTGAGGAAAATGGGCGAGAACTGCCATTAGCTAAAGGGCCGTTGCGTCTTGTCATTCCGGGAGAGAAAAAGCCAGCACGCAGCTGCTTTCAGGTAACGCAGTTGCATATAGGAACAGCATCGATAGATTAA
- a CDS encoding MoaD/ThiS family protein, which produces MEKGIEIKFFGQLTDVVGTASLQIPWFPDTEQAVQAVLQQFPALKEYTFALALDNKMISTSQPVLEAQTLAFLPPFSGG; this is translated from the coding sequence ATGGAAAAAGGGATCGAAATTAAATTTTTTGGACAGCTCACCGACGTGGTCGGAACCGCAAGCTTGCAGATACCGTGGTTTCCGGATACCGAACAAGCCGTACAAGCCGTGTTGCAGCAATTTCCGGCACTTAAAGAATATACCTTTGCTTTAGCCTTGGATAACAAAATGATCAGCACGAGCCAGCCTGTTTTGGAAGCGCAAACACTTGCTTTTTTACCACCGTTTTCTGGTGGCTAA
- a CDS encoding cytochrome-c peroxidase: MLKFAFLVILIVVMALSQLSGLTKMQQPAVFELAYPSYFGKGFSIPKDNPMTRQGVELGRMLFYERALSFDNSMSCATCHQQAFAFTDGEKFSKGVTGKAQQRNTMALVNLLWVKDFFWDGRVRGLEQQVEVPLTSAHEMGQSWAKTVEKLTAMPLYRRQFKAAFGDAGIDQHRIAKALAQFERTLISSDSKYDRYLRGAYQPTATELNGITLFYGSGQPGARGGFCAHCHGGPKTYQELYMNNGLDSVFKDSGRFAWTGKDYDRGRFRVVSLRNIALTAPYMHDGRFASLEEVVDHYSDQVVQTAFLSPFLLDVGGKQIRLTTKEKKEIVSFLHMLTDSSFISNPQFGDPFTTKQKI; this comes from the coding sequence ATGTTAAAGTTTGCATTCTTAGTCATCCTTATCGTGGTTATGGCACTTTCTCAGTTGAGCGGACTTACCAAAATGCAACAACCAGCTGTTTTTGAGTTAGCTTACCCGAGTTACTTTGGAAAGGGATTTTCTATTCCAAAGGATAATCCGATGACGCGGCAGGGCGTTGAGCTGGGGCGAATGCTTTTTTATGAAAGGGCACTCTCGTTTGATAATTCGATGTCTTGTGCGACTTGCCACCAACAAGCGTTTGCCTTTACCGATGGTGAAAAATTTAGTAAAGGCGTTACTGGAAAGGCGCAACAGCGTAATACGATGGCCTTGGTGAACTTATTGTGGGTCAAAGATTTCTTTTGGGACGGACGCGTGCGGGGGCTGGAACAGCAGGTCGAAGTTCCGCTGACCAGTGCGCACGAGATGGGACAAAGCTGGGCAAAAACGGTAGAAAAGTTGACTGCTATGCCGCTATATCGCCGGCAATTTAAAGCCGCATTTGGTGATGCGGGCATCGATCAACATCGCATTGCAAAAGCGCTCGCACAATTTGAACGAACGTTAATATCCAGTGATTCTAAATATGATCGGTATCTAAGGGGCGCATACCAACCGACAGCCACCGAGCTAAATGGGATAACACTGTTTTACGGATCGGGACAGCCAGGAGCACGGGGCGGATTTTGTGCACACTGTCACGGCGGACCGAAAACCTATCAAGAGCTTTACATGAACAATGGTCTGGATTCGGTGTTTAAGGATAGCGGTCGGTTTGCATGGACAGGTAAAGATTATGATCGCGGTCGCTTTCGCGTGGTATCCCTTCGTAATATTGCGCTGACTGCGCCTTATATGCACGACGGCAGGTTTGCGAGCCTGGAAGAAGTTGTCGACCATTACAGTGACCAGGTGGTTCAAACGGCATTTTTAAGCCCGTTTCTGCTGGATGTGGGCGGTAAGCAGATTCGGTTAACCACGAAAGAAAAGAAAGAAATCGTATCTTTCTTGCATATGTTAACGGATTCTTCCTTTATCAGTAATCCACAATTTGGAGATCCGTTTACTACCAAACAAAAAATATAA
- a CDS encoding cysteine desulfurase family protein, with the protein MEKPFYFDNCATTACDPRVLDKMWPFFKEHYGNAASHDHSYGWQANAAIDEARYELATLIGAKEREIVFTSGATEAINLAIKGICDSSDRKLKHIITTAVEHKAVLDTCRYVETKGVHVTYLPVDHMGRLVIDRLREAVQENTLLVCIQLANNETGVVHNLDEVGEWLRKFNIPLFCDATQAVGKIAVDVEQSHIDLMAFSAHKMYGPKGIGALYVNQKVRKRLQKQVHGGSQEMGLRSGTLNTPGIVGFGEAARLCRLQWREDYDRLVGYRNELEIELLESFPGLSINGAEAERLPHVINFAIPGVKAEALLLAVSNKLALGRGSACSSAERLASHVLLAMGAEEERAYHSIRLSMGRFTKQEEVGAVVQILKQQVESL; encoded by the coding sequence ATGGAAAAACCGTTCTACTTCGACAATTGTGCAACGACGGCCTGCGATCCGCGCGTGTTAGATAAAATGTGGCCTTTTTTTAAGGAGCATTACGGCAATGCAGCAAGTCATGATCATAGCTATGGCTGGCAGGCTAATGCGGCTATTGACGAGGCTCGTTATGAGCTGGCTACACTTATCGGAGCTAAGGAGAGAGAGATCGTGTTTACTTCGGGGGCTACAGAAGCTATCAATCTAGCTATAAAGGGTATATGCGATTCGTCTGATAGAAAACTTAAGCACATTATTACAACGGCAGTAGAGCATAAAGCCGTTTTGGACACGTGTCGATACGTAGAAACTAAAGGGGTACACGTGACTTATCTGCCGGTAGATCATATGGGCAGATTAGTGATTGATAGGCTACGCGAAGCCGTGCAGGAAAATACGCTGCTGGTTTGTATACAGCTAGCCAACAATGAAACAGGTGTTGTCCATAATCTGGATGAAGTAGGCGAGTGGCTGCGTAAATTTAATATCCCTTTGTTCTGTGATGCGACGCAGGCCGTGGGTAAAATCGCGGTAGATGTTGAACAAAGTCATATCGATTTAATGGCTTTTTCTGCCCATAAAATGTATGGCCCTAAGGGTATTGGTGCATTGTATGTGAACCAAAAAGTCAGAAAGCGGTTACAAAAACAAGTGCATGGTGGCAGTCAGGAAATGGGATTGCGAAGCGGCACCTTAAATACGCCTGGCATTGTCGGCTTTGGCGAGGCCGCCCGATTGTGCCGTTTGCAGTGGCGGGAAGATTATGATCGCCTTGTCGGATACCGAAACGAATTAGAGATTGAGTTGCTGGAAAGCTTTCCCGGGTTGTCGATAAATGGAGCTGAAGCCGAACGTTTGCCGCATGTGATTAATTTTGCTATACCCGGCGTGAAGGCCGAAGCGCTTTTACTTGCTGTAAGCAATAAGCTGGCTTTGGGGCGCGGTAGCGCATGCAGCAGTGCCGAACGCCTGGCTTCACACGTGTTGCTTGCGATGGGAGCCGAGGAAGAACGCGCGTATCATTCCATTCGGTTAAGCATGGGCAGATTTACCAAACAAGAAGAGGTAGGGGCCGTTGTACAAATTCTTAAACAGCAGGTGGAGTCGTTATGA
- a CDS encoding HesA/MoeB/ThiF family protein, which produces MERYSRQTILKEFGVAGQQRLAEARVLVVGAGGLGCPALLYLAGAGIGHLGIVDDDIISESNLHRQLLFCAADVGKRKVDVAKERLLAQNPTTQIETFTQRLDQVNALEMIKKYDYVLDGTDNIPTKYILNDACVLLGKTLLYGAASQYEGQVAVLNCYAHSSAAVNYRDIFPVMPAEEEVPSCADAGVIGVLPGIIGTLQASEIIKLIVGIGRPLVNRLLTYSLLNQEIFTVELTPHPDAKRDTPATAEQFSTYDYGNGCLVAVSELRASQLLAKMPNAVLIDVREKGELPEFLAIANEQIPLSLFDEYIGEWAERSVIFFCQSGVRSKKAAERYRQLFPKNKEVYSVNDSIYALLKQFSNDEK; this is translated from the coding sequence ATGGAACGGTACAGTAGACAAACCATTTTAAAAGAATTTGGAGTAGCGGGTCAACAACGCTTGGCGGAGGCGCGCGTATTGGTAGTCGGCGCTGGAGGACTCGGCTGTCCGGCTTTGCTATATCTCGCCGGTGCGGGCATCGGTCACTTAGGTATCGTCGATGATGATATCATATCCGAAAGCAATTTGCACCGGCAGCTGCTTTTCTGTGCTGCTGACGTAGGTAAGCGTAAAGTGGATGTCGCAAAAGAGCGACTGTTGGCGCAAAACCCAACGACTCAAATTGAAACTTTCACCCAACGATTAGACCAGGTAAATGCGTTGGAGATGATAAAGAAATATGATTACGTGCTCGATGGCACCGATAATATTCCGACAAAATACATCCTTAACGATGCTTGTGTGCTCCTGGGAAAAACGTTGCTGTATGGCGCTGCGTCTCAATATGAGGGGCAGGTGGCCGTGCTAAATTGTTATGCTCACAGCAGCGCAGCGGTAAACTACCGCGATATATTTCCAGTCATGCCAGCTGAAGAGGAGGTGCCAAGCTGTGCGGATGCCGGCGTAATCGGCGTGTTGCCAGGCATTATTGGAACCCTGCAAGCCAGTGAAATTATTAAACTTATTGTCGGCATAGGCCGTCCATTAGTCAATCGATTATTGACATACAGCCTGCTGAATCAGGAAATTTTTACGGTCGAACTAACGCCACATCCGGATGCAAAACGCGATACGCCAGCTACAGCCGAACAGTTTAGCACGTATGATTATGGCAACGGCTGTTTAGTGGCCGTTAGCGAACTTCGTGCCAGTCAGCTGCTGGCAAAAATGCCGAATGCGGTACTTATCGATGTGCGGGAGAAAGGCGAACTGCCGGAGTTTTTAGCGATAGCTAATGAGCAGATTCCGCTGTCGCTTTTTGATGAATATATAGGCGAATGGGCAGAACGAAGCGTCATCTTCTTTTGCCAAAGTGGTGTACGAAGTAAAAAGGCAGCGGAGCGCTACCGCCAGCTGTTTCCAAAAAACAAGGAAGTTTATAGCGTAAATGACAGCATTTATGCGCTTCTAAAACAATTTTCAAATGACGAAAAGTAA
- the moaCB gene encoding bifunctional molybdenum cofactor biosynthesis protein MoaC/MoaB, translating into MVDITAKNNTLRVAVAIAQLEVSSEQTIQAIVDRQVPKGDVLEFSRAAGLLAIKKTSDVIPDCHPLPIEAAKITHSIQGLTIDIRVEVKTIYKTGVEVEAMHGAAITALTMYDMLKPIDKQVSIGKVYLQEKTGGKSDAVSDYSHLKAAVLVCSDSVSSGAGNDRSGKLIQEKLAHYGINTDRFLVVPDDVQSIQTNLKQWVAAGISLVVLTGGTGLSLRDVTPEAIRPLLDQEISGVMEAARSYGQQRTPYAMLSRGLAGFIQNTLVMALPGSPKGVQESMDAIFPAVFHCFAVRNGNKHQQ; encoded by the coding sequence ATGGTGGATATTACAGCAAAAAATAATACGTTACGTGTAGCCGTCGCTATCGCACAACTCGAGGTTTCCAGTGAACAAACCATTCAGGCGATCGTTGATCGGCAGGTTCCAAAAGGTGATGTATTGGAGTTTTCGCGCGCAGCAGGCTTATTGGCCATAAAAAAAACGAGTGATGTCATCCCTGATTGCCATCCATTACCGATTGAAGCAGCGAAGATTACGCACAGCATTCAGGGCTTAACGATTGACATTCGCGTGGAAGTAAAAACGATTTACAAAACAGGCGTTGAGGTGGAAGCTATGCATGGCGCTGCGATAACCGCCTTGACTATGTATGATATGCTCAAGCCTATCGATAAACAAGTAAGTATTGGAAAAGTATATTTGCAGGAAAAGACAGGTGGAAAATCTGATGCTGTAAGTGATTACAGTCATTTGAAAGCAGCTGTTTTAGTTTGCTCAGATTCGGTTTCTTCGGGCGCAGGAAATGATCGTTCCGGAAAACTCATACAAGAAAAGTTAGCCCATTATGGCATTAATACAGACAGATTTTTAGTGGTGCCTGATGATGTACAATCCATTCAAACAAATCTAAAACAGTGGGTAGCTGCTGGTATATCACTCGTTGTTTTGACTGGTGGCACAGGCTTATCCCTGCGCGATGTCACGCCCGAGGCTATTCGACCCTTACTTGATCAGGAAATTAGCGGCGTGATGGAAGCAGCGCGCAGCTACGGGCAACAGCGTACACCTTACGCCATGCTTTCACGCGGCCTTGCTGGTTTTATCCAAAATACCCTAGTCATGGCCTTGCCTGGATCACCAAAAGGCGTTCAGGAAAGCATGGATGCCATATTTCCGGCTGTTTTTCATTGTTTCGCGGTGCGTAACGGCAACAAACACCAACAATAG